In the Bacteroidales bacterium genome, TTGTGGCAGGCCTATAAAGACGATGTTGAAAAATATGCGCGAAACAATTCGGATAAAAAAGTTCTTCAGCATATTATTAACGTAGCTCCAAATGAAATTGACCGGATTAAATTTGAAGGTTTTGGAGAATCAAATTATCGTTCACGAGAAGTCGGTGAGGCTCTTCGTTCTTTGAGTTTAGCTAAAATAATACAACTCATTTATCCAACTACCAGTATATCGCCGCCTCTTCGTCCTAATTTAAAGAAAAGACCTCGCCTACAATTTCTCGATACAGGAATGTTAAATAATATATTGCTAATACAAGGAGATATGATAACCGTTAAAGATCTTAATGATTTTTATCGAGGCAAAATTATTCATCATCTGGTTTGTCAGGAGTTAATTTCTATTCATGATGAGCAAACGTATATTCCACATTTTTGGGTAAGAGAATCCAAAGATTCCAATTCTGAAGTAGATTTGGTGTATAGATCCGGTAAATATCTTATTCCCATTGAAGTAAAATCTGGGAGTCAAGGGAGGTTAAGGTCTCTACATCAATTTATTGAAAGAACCGACCATCCGTATGCTATGCGTGTTTACGCTGGAGTATTTAAAGTGGAAACCCATACTACACCTGGAGGAACGCCATATTTATTAATGAATTTGCCCTATTATTTAGGAACCAAAATACCAGAGTATTTAGATTTTTTTGTAAAGAATTATAACCTATGACAGAAGTGCTTATACTTGGTGGGCAAATGAGATTGTGGATTATACTGAATCCCCCCAATAATCAAAAAACTTACTGTTACGATTACGGGGCAAGGTTTTATGACCCACAG is a window encoding:
- a CDS encoding ATP-binding protein, which translates into the protein MNIKRKAYSQLLEWKESENRKPLLLRGARQVGKTTLVREFSKEFDNYIELNLERDADRNLFQVDDINKILNGAYILRDVTPTNKPTLLFLDEIQESPKAIQLLRYFYEEKPELYVIAAGSLLEFALGKVPSFPVGRIEYLYMHPLNFEEYLGAINHTQAINVIKKIPIPDYAHDILLDLFHDFAIVGGMPEVVRQYIKNKSIAILSKTYNKLWQAYKDDVEKYARNNSDKKVLQHIINVAPNEIDRIKFEGFGESNYRSREVGEALRSLSLAKIIQLIYPTTSISPPLRPNLKKRPRLQFLDTGMLNNILLIQGDMITVKDLNDFYRGKIIHHLVCQELISIHDEQTYIPHFWVRESKDSNSEVDLVYRSGKYLIPIEVKSGSQGRLRSLHQFIERTDHPYAMRVYAGVFKVETHTTPGGTPYLLMNLPYYLGTKIPEYLDFFVKNYNL